A region of the Silene latifolia isolate original U9 population chromosome 9, ASM4854445v1, whole genome shotgun sequence genome:
aaaacaaattcaaaggtacgggataTAGAAAACGTAACTCAAGTCccaagtcaccatactatagacaaatgccaaatacctttcgatcttgcatgACAAATTAGTCgtattctcgcggattcactcatgcactaataagtatgtaagggtgagttatatgtgaagaatagaaagaagtagaaacactcactcgacttatgaaacatgcatgcaatctaatgtgatagaaatttccccaactaatatgcaatcacaaggtagacaaaagtacatgtatcaagggcaataagggtggcaaatgggttaaagggatagaaatggttttggtggtggtggtggcggcgatgacgtcttgatggtgacaagtgtggTGGGAGTCGTAAGTGTAGTGGGAGGTAAATAAGGTGGTTGAGGGGTAATAAGGATAATGAAATCTCATAGGTAATGAAATCTCATAACTTGGGGGGTGAGGGGTAAAGAATTAGATGGATTGAGAGGTAAGGAGAAGAGGTTCATtctttgtttgtgtcaaacaaacaccaacaatgAAAATCAATAACTTTATTTCATTTTCCCTTTCTTATAAACCTCCAACCAAACCCCccctaagggggtgtttggttcacctaaaaaaggtatgaggtatgagtttggaatgagccaaacccataccaagtgtttgtttggcaAATACAAGGGTTTCATACCAATActtcaaacccatgaggtatgagtttctcatacccaaggaggggggtgggtatgagattgatacccactGGTATCAAACTAAATTGatcaaaaatatgaaaaaacaaaTGATAGCATATTGTAAATCCAATTTTTTATATACTTATTTGATTAACtaatcattttcatgattttataatattgaaaattattatttataatactttaATTTACGCATTTTAACCTTAATTGATATTCAAACCCATACcactcaaaaatgaaccaaacacaaggtatgagaaATCAAGTTCCAAACCAAACTACccgggtatgattcctgattccaaccCCATACCCGTGCACGAAACAAACGCCCCCTAAATCGCTTATAACTTGGCCTCTATTCAAATTCTAATAGAACCTCTCTCACCCGTCTAACCCGTTTGGCAAATCTACCCCCAACCAAACGCCTGATTTCATGAATTAACCACAAAAAAGAAAGTAAAATAGGCGAAGCCTAAAACCCTAATATCATCACATTCTAATAAACCTCCCTAATTTCTTCCCCAAATTCAATCACTCTAGCAACTCATCAATCCCCATCAATGGCGGATGTCAAGAATCCTGACGAACCCACATTACCCGTCAAACGCCCCACCgaaaccaccacaacaacaatccCTGAACCCAAAAAACCCAAACTCCAACCTCCCGAAAACGACGTCGTCACAGACCAACCAAAcccagaacaacaacaacaacaacaacaacaacaacaacaacaagagcaagtAGCGAAAGATGAGGAAGAAGAGCAACAGCAAGAAGAAGAAGTGAATGGCAAAGATGTAGTTGATAGGAAAGGTAAGGGTATTCTTATAgaggaagatgatgaagaagacgaggatggtgatgatgatgatgattcggACTCGGATTCAGACTCGGACTCGGGAATCGGAGATGAGTTATCGGATGGGAGTGATTTTGCGGATGACCCACTTGCTGAGGTGGATCTAGATAACATTCTTCCGTCTCGAACTCGCCGGAAAACGATTCATCCTGGTGTTTATCTTGCTAATGATATCCCTCCAGAAGATTCTGATGACAGTGATGATCCTGATGCTTAGGTTAGTTTTG
Encoded here:
- the LOC141599141 gene encoding uncharacterized protein LOC141599141, producing MADVKNPDEPTLPVKRPTETTTTTIPEPKKPKLQPPENDVVTDQPNPEQQQQQQQQQQQQEQVAKDEEEEQQQEEEVNGKDVVDRKGKGILIEEDDEEDEDGDDDDDSDSDSDSDSGIGDELSDGSDFADDPLAEVDLDNILPSRTRRKTIHPGVYLANDIPPEDSDDSDDPDA